Genomic window (Bacteroidia bacterium):
CCGCTTTTACAACGCAGGCGTGGCAGGCTCCGATCCATTTTACAGCTATTCATGGCTTCGCGACCACCTTACAAGCCTGCATCCTAATCTGATTATTGTTGCCATTAACCCTTCAGACTACAGTGATTATGTATTTAGAGGTGGATTCGAACGTTTTCATTCCGATGGAACAACCCGATTTAAGGAAAAACCCGGAATTGAATTTTTCTTTAGGTATTCCCATATTGTCCGCCTTCTGATGTCGGCAAACGGATATGCAGGAGAAACATTTTTAAGGGTTGAAGATTATATTCAGGCACAGGAAAAAGCCCATTTGGCCTTCCTGGCCCTTGCCGATAGTTTTAAAACTCTTGCCACTAAATCCAATACAAATCTGGCCTTTTTTCTCCATCCAAACCGAATTCAAGACCTCTGCAATACCAATTTCAATTCCAAAGTTGTGATGACCCAATTGGAATATGATCTGCAAAAGCAACACTGCAAGGTATTCAATGTATACCACCCAATGGACAGCCTTATCCAAGAGAACAATATGCTTCAATTCGGTTATCCTATCGACGGACACTACAATGCAACCGGATACCAATTAATGGCTCAACAACTCTACCTGCAGCTACTTGAAAACAAAATGATTTCCAAAGAGCATAGCTGCAAATCAGTAACAGACTAATTGCTAATAAAACCAATCCATAACCTGATTTTTTGAATCTTACCCACAAAAAATCAATCCAATTCCGATTCTAAAATTCCACTCTATTATCCAACTTTTGGGTTGAAC
Coding sequences:
- a CDS encoding SGNH/GDSL hydrolase family protein: MISLLGIELAIRLTGKFKTYTESTGKSYTSYWGFQSPGWYWTHTPNTTYLEKNSEFSYQNKYNSFGHRELEPVRLFNTNSCRVVVLGDSYVEGVGVPYDSSLTRFLDNFASRDSIPVRFYNAGVAGSDPFYSYSWLRDHLTSLHPNLIIVAINPSDYSDYVFRGGFERFHSDGTTRFKEKPGIEFFFRYSHIVRLLMSANGYAGETFLRVEDYIQAQEKAHLAFLALADSFKTLATKSNTNLAFFLHPNRIQDLCNTNFNSKVVMTQLEYDLQKQHCKVFNVYHPMDSLIQENNMLQFGYPIDGHYNATGYQLMAQQLYLQLLENKMISKEHSCKSVTD